One genomic window of Cinclus cinclus chromosome 6, bCinCin1.1, whole genome shotgun sequence includes the following:
- the TMEM132A gene encoding LOW QUALITY PROTEIN: transmembrane protein 132A (The sequence of the model RefSeq protein was modified relative to this genomic sequence to represent the inferred CDS: deleted 1 base in 1 codon) — MWLGLRSGSRSTGHGRALGPGGARRRRCRSRPGPIVWTRGRRDGRHRRHRHRRQRWTHRAPTAMAPAPRLALLAAALLCAPVRGDRDPPDPVFLPAELKILAVPESYRLQRVDQDVAPNSSLHTRSETFLLLRAGSQPLVQATYPPFSIRQEVSMESPPGSEAWAIRAVSLESSVSLAEPVARVLFHLHGPDWMPGKQDHAGTRDHPKDWDHPGIWDHPGGQGHPRDWNHPRKQDHPGDRDQPEQQDHHGVWDHPKDWHHPGIRDHPKNWDHPKDQDHPRNWDSSRDRDRFRARDLPCVTLHAHHHGRVARGTCHLQAPLGVCVVELEIPPRWFSLGSLHSHRSHRRDSDALETLERPEPAELHYGVGECGGREREAPRFLGMLELRAGEPERRQEVQLDEKVLLRVPNVPLRPGQHFTATIVLRHNFTADSLTLRIKAKKGLQVISARPTIPSTWSAHLERSRGPKHSTAVVTCRRLGDIPAIPDSSRVSELAAFLHLDVAVENGTGGLAPARPLTWQVEYPGQDPEAQKDKLVWEIQVSERDVRALVPLVQELEILNTAPLTGIPRVIPVKLVAVEAGGGVSELTDPVGCESADKQVLQVSDSCDQVFVGGKESRGARGVRVDFWVRRLRAELRFSVWAPLLPLRVQLGDPILEQLRGWRLPGGPDSATVEVEDPAEEPERRARSCRPQFQRTGLRVLAHFVAHPLDGGRHLSYLPGPEWLLDVTHLVATRTRVQDPRVASLEAGAVVVGREPGVTSVEVRSPLSDSILGEQTLVVSEEKVMVTELHAQVVAGLSLSLRTQPEHPGVVTATVLGTPTLQTLKQEATLSIWLSFSDHTLAPLELYGWHDVALTVTSLDRAVATVQGSPGVSAAHPWVVAEGPGRGPLLQLSLHPPEPCRRGRHRAAALATGTAWLEVGVPSPRSPQPFPRAEGAMSGEAVTVGQRDPTGVGPAATKLQGSSSEEDEEEGYGHNRVGMEEEEEEEEEEMVKAPERVTDLEIGMYVLLGVFCLAIFIFLVNCIFFVLRYQQKELPEPGGAPSAPQPHNWVWLGTDQEELSRQLDRQQLDRPQLDRRQPEPPASPGPPCGCGGPPGSSEDGAPPGSLTPGAPPLSRKEGSAPGVGRRKRVEFVTFAPPRVPEEPPPATPHVQSILVASEDDIRWVCEDMGLRDPEELRSYMERIRGSS, encoded by the exons atgtggCTCGGGCTACGGAGCGGGAGCCGGAGCACCGGGCACGGCCGGGCTTTAGGACCCGGCGGGGCAAGGCGGCGCCGGTGCCGGTCCCGCCCCGGCCCCATTGTCTGGACGCGGGGGCGGAGGGACGGGAGGCACcggcggcaccggcaccggcggCAGCGGTGGACGCACCGAGCCCCCACGGCCATGGCCCCGGCGCCCCGGCTGGCGCTGCTGGCCGCCGCCCTGCTCTGCGCCCCGG TGAGAGGTGACAGGGATCCCCCCGATCCCGTGTTCCTGCCGGCGGAGCTGAAGATCCTTGCGGTGCCCGAGTCCTACCGGCTGCAGAGGGTGGATCAGGATGTGGCTCCCAACTCTTCTCTGCACACCCGCTCCGAGACATTCCTGCTGCTTCGTGCTGGATCCCAGCCCCTGGTCCAGGCCACCTACCCCCCGTTCAGCATTCGCCAG GAGGTGTCCATGGAGAGCCCCCCCGGCTCAGAAGCTTGGGCCATCCGCGCCGTGTCTCTGGAGAGCTCTGTGTCCCTTGCTGAGCCCGTGGCCCGTGTCCTCTTCCATCTTCATGGGCCCGACTGGATGCCTGGGAAACAGGATCACGCCGGCACCCGGGATCATCCCAAGGACTGGGACCACCCTGGGATCTGGGATCATCCTGGGGGTCAGGGTCATCCCAGGGATTGGAATCATCCCAGGAAGCAGGACCACCCTGGCGATCGTGACCAACCTGAGCAGCAGGACCACCATGGAGTCTGGGATCACCCCAAAGACTGGCACCACCCTGGGATCCGTGATCACCCCAAGAACTGGGACCACCCCAAGGATCAGGACCACCCTAGGAACTGGGATTCTTCAAGGGATCGGGATCGCTTCAGAGCTCGGGATCTCCCCTGTGTCACCCTACATGCTCACCACCACGGGCGGGTGGCCCGGGGGACATGTCACCTGCAG GCCCCATTGGGTGTGTGCGTGGTGGAGCTGGAGATCCCTCCACGCTGGTTCTCCCTGGGGTCCCTCCATTCCCACCGGAGCCACCGGCGGGATTCCGACGCCTTGGAGACTCTGGAGCGCCCAGAACCAGCTGAGCTGCACTACGGCGTGGGGGAGTGTGGGGGTCGGGAGCGGGAGGCTCCCAgattcctgggaatgctggagttGCGGGCAGGAGAGCCGGAGCGGCGGCAGGAGGTGCAGCTGGATGAGAAGGTGCTGCTgcgtgtccccaatgtccccctgCGGCCCGGGCAGCACTTCACGGCCACCATCGTCCTGCGCCACAACTTCACCGCCGACAGCCTGACCCTGAG GATCAAGGCCAAGAAGGGCCTGCAGGTTATCTCTGCCCGTCCCACAATTCCCAGCACTTGGAGCGCCCACCTGGAGCGTTCCCGCGGTCCCAAGCACTCCACAGCCGTGGTGACGTGCCGGCGGCTGGGGGacatccctgccatccctgaCAGCTCCAG GGTGTCTGAGCTGGCCGCGTTCCTGCATCTGGATGTGGCGGTGGAAAACGGAACGGGGGGGCTGGCGCCGGCGCGGCCCCTCACATGGCAGGTGGAGTATCCCGGCCAGGATCCTGAAGCACAGAAGGACAAACTGGTCTGGGAAATCCAGGTATCGGAGCGAGACGTCCGTGCCCTCGTTCCGCTGGTGCAG GAGCTGGAGATCCTGAACACGGCGCCGCTGACCGGGATCCCCCGTGTTATCCCGGTGAAACTGGTGGCTGTGGAAGCAGGGGGTGGAGTGTCCGAGCTCACGGATCCAGTGGGATGTGAATCCGCTGACAagcaggtgctgcag GTGTCAGATTCCTGTGAccaggtgtttgtggggggcaAGGAGAGCCGAGGGGCGCGGGGGGTCCGTGTGGATTTTTGGGTGCGCCGGCTGCGGGCAGAGCTGCGCTTCTCCGTCTGGGCTCCACTGCTCCCGCTCCGTGTCCAGCTGGGAGATcccatcctggagcagctccgtgGCTGGAGACTGCCCGGGGGGCCTGACAG TGCCACGGTGGAGGTCGAGGACCCCGCAGAGGAGCCGGAGCGGCGGGCGCGGAGTTGCCGGCCCCAGTTCCAGCGCACAGGCCTCCGTGTCCTAGCACACTTTGTGGCCCACCCCTTGGATGGTGGCCGTCACCTGTCCTACCTGCCCGGTCCTGAGTGGCTCCTGGATGTCACCCACCTGGTGGCCACCCGGACCCGTGTCCAGGACCCCCGTGTGGCCTCACTGGAAGCGGGGGCCGTGGTGGTGGGCCGGGAGCCTGGCGTTACCTCCGTGGAG GTGCGCTCCCCGCTCTCTGACTCCATCCTGGGGGAGCAGACGCTGGTGGTTTCTGAGGAGAAGGTGATGGTGACGGAGCTCCATGCCCAGGTGGTGGCTGGGCTCTCCTTATCCCTGCGGACACAGCCGGAGCATCCTGGCGTGGTCACCGCCACTGTCCTGGGGACACCCACACTACAGACCCTCAAGCAG GAAGCGACACTGTCCATCTGGTTGTCCTTCTCTGACCACACGCTGGCCCCGCTGGAGCTCTACGGGTGGCACGACGTGGCCTTGACCGTGACGTCCCTCGACCGTGCTGTCGCTACTGTCCAGGGGTCCCCTGGGGTCTCTGCTGCCCACCCGTGGGTGGTGGCTGAGGGGCCAGGCCGGGGgcccctgctccagctcagcctgcaCCCCCCGGAACCTTGCCGGCGTGGCCGGCACCGCGCGGCCGCCCTGGCCACCGGCACCGCCTGGCTCGAGGTGGGAGTCCCCTCTCCCAGGAGTCCCCAGCCCTTCCCGCGGGCTGAGGGTGCCATGTCGGGGGAAGCGGTGACCGTGGGACAGAGGGACCCCACGGGAGTGGggccagcagccaccaagcTCCAGGGGTCTTCCTcggaggaggatgaggaggaaggctATGGACACAACCGTGTCGGcatggaagaggaggaggaggaagaggaggaggagatggtgAAGGCTCCGGAGCGGGTGACTGACCTTGAAATTGGGATGTACGTGCTCCTGGGCGTCTTCTGCCTCGCCATCTTCATCTTCCTCGTCAACTGCATCTTCTTCGTGCTCCGGTACcagcagaaggagctgcccgAGCCAGGCGGGGCCCCCTCAGCCCCACAACCCCACAATTGGGTCTGGCTGGGCACCGACCAGGAAGAGCTGAGCAGGCAGCTGGATCGGCAGCAGCTGGATCGGCCACAGCTGGATCGTCGGCAGCCGGAACCCCCGGCATCCCCGGGCCCCCCCTGTGGCTGCGGGGGCCCCCCAGGTTCCAGTGAGGATGGGGCTCCCCCCGGCTCCCTGACCCCAGGAGCGCCGCCGCTGTCCCGCAAGGAGGGATCGGCTCCAGGGGTTGGCCGCAGGAAGAGGGTGGAATTTGTCACCTTCGCC CCCCCCCGCGTCCCTGAGGAGCCCCCCCCGGCCACCCCTCATGTCCAGTCCATCTTGGTGGCCAGCGAGGATGACATCCGCTGGGTGTGCGAGGACATGGGGCTGCGGGATCCCGAGGAGCTCCGGAGCTACATGGAGAGGATCCGCGGCAGCTCCTGA
- the CD6 gene encoding T-cell differentiation antigen CD6 has translation MGGLCLLLVALSAVASAQGTTEPPNTPTGNTSVTPSPRRLRLAGGRSHCEGRVELEQEGTWGTVCDDGWDIPDADVVCRQLQCGHAVRAHGNAAFGRGHGPILRDEVGCQGHEGDLWECPAELEHDCSHKEDAGVVCSEHQEWRLSGGRDGCAGRVEVFFRGTWSTVCNSTWYETEATVLCRTLGCGDVLQRPSFEHTLPGKMMYLCGNLQPSLAQCLWTFNKSAPCYQSWAAGVICNGSQGLEIPTPTAEVTVRNVTVLHAEERTPTLGTPPWDSLLFVLCLVLAVLLLLSMLAFSIALIRLRKRRAMSSLGIPTPVQVTYGSQRPQAPCGIPNDYRETPNSLPKGSDPLVTAIFKDSDSDSEYYEFSSKPPVALSTFYNSLRCHSRGDFLPLKPSQDRMEPFPEDGMTQGGVYPMEGRVATPCSSNSSTSSSMEPYWNGSISPPAHDIQWPPAATSHGYGTAPLEVPSPVPSQPWVPAAPADPDPDGSSSTSSGEWYENVQETEAPADPSSHPGSVSAGWSDPSCSGEHVEDPNSSEGSDYDDIQGSAY, from the exons ATGGGggggctctgcctgctcttGGTGGCTCTTTCTGCTGTGGCATCTGCACAAG GAACGACAGAACCTCCCAATACTCCAACTGGGAACACCTCAGTGACACCGA GTCCCAGAAGGCTCCGTCTGGCGGGAGGCCGGAGCCACTGCGAGGGTCgggtggagctggagcaggaggggacGTGGGGGACAGTGTGTGACGACGGCTGGGACATTCCCGACGCCGACGTCGTGTGCCGCCAACTCCAGTGTGGCCACGCCGTGAGAGCCCATGGCAACGCCGCCTTCGGCCGCGGACACGGCCCCATCCTCCGGGATGAGGTGGGGTGCCAGGGACACGAGGGGGACCTCTGGGAATGTCCGGCTGAGTTGGAGCACGACTGCAGCCACAAGGAGGATGCCGGCGTGGTTTGctcag AACACCAGGAGTGGCGGCTCTCCGGAGGCCGGGATGGATGTGCCGGCAGGGTGGAGGTGTTTTTCCGTGGCACGTGGAGCACGGTGTGTAACAGCACCTGGTATGAGACAGAGGCCACGGTGCTGTGCCGGACGCTGGGATGTGGGGATGTGCTCCAGCGGCCTTCCTTTGAACACACACTTCCCGGGAAGATGATGTACCTGTGTGGGAACCTGCAGCCCTCGCTGGCGCAGTGCCTCTGGACCTTCAATAAATCTGCTCCGTGTTACCAATCTTGGGCCGCCGGGGTCATCTGCAATG GCTCCCAGGGTTTGGAGATACCGACACCCACGGCTGAGGTGACTGTCAGGAATGTCACTGTCCTGCACG CTGAGGAGAGGACCCCAACCTTGGGGACACCACCATGGGACAGTCTCCTCTTTGTCCTGTGCCTGGTGCTGGcggtgctgctcctgctctccatGCTGGCCTTTTCCATCGCCCTGATAaggctgaggaagaggagag CCATGTCCTCCTTGGGAATACCCACTCCAGTCCAGGTGACCTACGGCTCCCAGAGGCCCCAGGCACCCTGTGGGATCCCCAATGACTACAGGGAGACTCCCAACAGCCTTCCCAAAGGATCAG ACCCTCTGGTCACAGCCATTTTCAAGGATTCTGATTCTGACTCGGAATATTATGAGTTCAGCAGCAAGCCTCCCGTCGCCCTGTCCACCTTCTACA ACTCCCTGCGCTGCCATTCCAGGGGGGATTTTCTCCCTCTGAAACCAAGCCAGGACAGAATGGAGCCTTTCCCTGAGGATGGTATGACACAAGGGGGGGTCTATCCCATGGAAGGAAGGGTGGCCACCCCCT gctcctccaacTCATCCACATCCTCATCTATGGAGCCCTATTGGAATGGCAGCATTTCCCCCCCTGCCCATGACATTCAGTGGccaccagcagccaccagccATGGCTACGGCACAG ctcccctggaaGTGCCctccccagtgccctcccagccctgggtacctgcagctccagcagatcctgatcctgatggcagctccagcacctcctcagGGGAGTGGTATGAGAATGTGCAGGAGACGGAGGCCCCCGCAGACCCTTCCTCACATCCTG GCTCTGTTTCTGCCGGCTGGTCAGATCCATCCTGTTCAGGGGAACACGTGGAGGATCCCAACTCTTCCGAGGGCAGCGACTATGACGACATCCAGGGCTCTGCCTACTGA